One genomic window of Candidatus Nanohalobium constans includes the following:
- a CDS encoding cobalamin-binding protein, producing MNIVSLAPSNTEILYEIGAGDQVVATTSLCDYPEKAREKPSIGGWTNPKISRIHEFQPDLVIASDDLQDEAVEKIQSEGYPVLQVKPHSLEEVYESIEEIGEAVDRGEEAEELIREMKSELDGISLEGSPRIYCEEWMDPPMASGNWIPDLIEKIGGEYFIEEGRSQKFNFGELQDFDPEYIFMHICGAGENLNTAQLTERKDWEEIEAVEKNQVYIIDDNLLNRPGPRLVEGAKRIKEKVS from the coding sequence GTGAACATTGTTTCCCTAGCACCATCCAACACAGAAATACTGTACGAAATCGGAGCAGGAGACCAAGTAGTTGCCACAACCTCGCTCTGCGACTACCCTGAGAAAGCCCGGGAAAAGCCGAGTATAGGAGGATGGACCAATCCGAAAATCTCTAGAATCCACGAATTCCAACCAGATTTAGTTATCGCTTCAGACGATCTCCAAGACGAAGCAGTGGAGAAAATCCAGTCAGAAGGCTACCCGGTTCTTCAGGTCAAGCCTCACAGCCTGGAAGAAGTCTATGAAAGCATAGAGGAAATTGGAGAAGCAGTAGATAGAGGAGAGGAAGCTGAGGAACTTATTCGTGAAATGAAGTCTGAATTGGATGGTATTTCTCTTGAAGGAAGTCCGAGGATTTACTGCGAGGAGTGGATGGATCCGCCGATGGCTTCAGGCAACTGGATACCAGACTTAATCGAAAAAATAGGCGGCGAATACTTTATAGAGGAAGGAAGAAGTCAGAAATTCAACTTTGGGGAGTTGCAGGATTTTGATCCGGAGTACATCTTCATGCACATCTGCGGTGCAGGAGAAAACCTCAACACAGCCCAGTTAACCGAACGAAAAGATTGGGAAGAAATCGAAGCCGTAGAAAAGAACCAAGTCTATATTATCGACGATAACCTGCTGAACCGACCAGGTCCAAGGCTTGTAGAAGGCGCCAAGAGAATTAAGGAGAAAGTTTCTTAG
- a CDS encoding deoxyribonuclease IV, with the protein MTFRIGAHVSISGGVNKAIERQKEETGNCGQIFAGSPRTWSVSEYEDEEGEEFQELRDEEDQNPYVIHSTYLVNLATPKDDLFEKSLNCLQSELDAASTLGVEYVVFHPGAHTGSGRETGIERIAEGIDELDIPDNVTLLLENTAGKGTTLGRSMGELRKMIDQADTPDEKIGVCIDTCHAHAAGYDLVSEEGFQDFIQEIKEDIGLDKIKVLHLNDSKDEKGSEKDNHEDIGYGNIGEEGFRNIVNAEEFEDLPMVLETPSDNRASYKENIEKIRELRE; encoded by the coding sequence ATGACCTTCAGAATAGGAGCCCATGTAAGCATCTCAGGCGGCGTAAACAAAGCAATAGAAAGACAGAAAGAAGAAACCGGCAACTGCGGACAAATCTTCGCAGGAAGCCCTCGTACCTGGAGCGTATCAGAATACGAAGACGAAGAAGGAGAAGAATTCCAGGAGCTTCGAGACGAAGAAGACCAGAACCCATATGTCATCCACTCAACATACCTCGTCAACCTAGCCACTCCAAAAGACGACCTATTCGAGAAATCACTGAACTGCCTTCAAAGCGAACTAGACGCAGCCAGCACTCTAGGCGTAGAATATGTAGTATTCCATCCTGGAGCACACACCGGCAGCGGAAGAGAAACTGGAATAGAAAGAATCGCAGAAGGAATCGACGAACTAGACATACCAGACAATGTAACTCTCTTATTGGAGAATACTGCTGGTAAAGGAACAACACTCGGAAGATCTATGGGCGAACTAAGGAAAATGATTGATCAAGCCGATACACCGGATGAAAAAATCGGTGTCTGCATCGACACATGCCACGCACACGCCGCAGGATACGACCTAGTCAGTGAAGAAGGCTTCCAAGACTTCATACAAGAAATCAAAGAGGATATAGGACTGGACAAGATCAAAGTACTTCACTTAAACGACTCCAAAGACGAAAAAGGCAGTGAGAAAGATAATCACGAAGACATCGGATATGGGAACATTGGTGAAGAAGGCTTCAGAAATATCGTGAACGCAGAAGAGTTTGAAGACCTGCCTATGGTTTTAGAGACTCCTAGCGACAATCGAGCGAGTTACAAAGAGAATATCGAGAAGATTAGAGAGTTGAGAGAATAA
- a CDS encoding LabA-like NYN domain-containing protein — protein sequence MSNIHNDQRVGVFVDVQNMYYSAKNLYDTKVDFKNVLDAAVMNRNLIRASAYVIKGDSPGENNFFEALRKIGYEVKIKELKEFYGGEKKGDWDLGMTVDMVQQAKKLDTVVLVTGDGDFAVLVDHLKSMGCRVEVMSFGRSSAKEIRESADNFIDMDDKSDKYLVD from the coding sequence ATGTCTAATATTCACAATGATCAGCGCGTCGGCGTTTTCGTCGATGTTCAAAATATGTACTACAGTGCAAAAAACCTTTACGATACTAAAGTAGACTTCAAGAATGTCCTGGATGCAGCGGTGATGAACCGTAACTTGATCCGGGCATCAGCCTATGTAATCAAAGGAGACTCGCCTGGAGAAAACAACTTCTTCGAGGCTCTCAGGAAGATTGGCTACGAGGTCAAGATCAAGGAGTTGAAGGAGTTCTACGGCGGTGAAAAGAAAGGAGACTGGGACCTAGGAATGACAGTCGACATGGTGCAACAAGCCAAGAAACTCGACACGGTCGTCCTGGTAACCGGTGACGGAGACTTCGCAGTACTAGTTGACCATTTGAAGTCGATGGGTTGCCGTGTCGAAGTCATGAGCTTCGGAAGAAGTAGTGCCAAAGAAATCAGGGAATCCGCCGACA